In Haloarcula salinisoli, one genomic interval encodes:
- a CDS encoding RNA methyltransferase has translation MISVAVVDAETPGNVGTIARSMKNFGLSELLLVDPPELDPDGEAYGFAGQAREDILPNAREVSFDYLVENYHTVACTATTNEDDSSHVRYPAKTPRELADSLADVEADTAIVFGRERVGLTNDELERLDEICSIPASADYPVLNLGQAATIVLYELRELTVERDQHPEDIHVRADEAAVEGLHEEFATFLDSIDHPEEKRHRVRRLFRRLVGRAHPTGREAKTLRGVFRRASGRVQRAENDD, from the coding sequence ATGATATCGGTCGCCGTCGTCGACGCCGAGACGCCGGGCAACGTCGGGACCATCGCCCGGTCGATGAAGAACTTCGGCCTCTCGGAACTGCTGCTCGTGGACCCGCCGGAACTCGACCCCGACGGCGAGGCCTACGGCTTCGCCGGGCAGGCTCGCGAGGACATCCTCCCGAACGCTCGCGAGGTAAGCTTCGACTATCTCGTCGAGAACTACCACACCGTCGCCTGCACCGCGACGACGAACGAGGACGACTCAAGTCACGTCCGCTACCCCGCGAAGACGCCCCGAGAACTGGCCGACTCGCTGGCCGACGTCGAGGCCGACACTGCCATCGTCTTCGGCCGCGAGCGGGTCGGCCTGACCAACGACGAACTCGAACGACTGGACGAGATCTGCTCGATTCCGGCCAGTGCCGACTACCCCGTGTTGAACCTCGGCCAGGCCGCGACCATCGTCCTCTACGAACTGCGCGAACTGACCGTCGAGCGCGACCAGCATCCCGAGGACATCCACGTCAGAGCCGACGAAGCCGCCGTCGAGGGGCTCCACGAGGAGTTCGCGACGTTCCTGGACAGCATCGACCACCCCGAGGAGAAACGCCACCGCGTCCGGCGGCTCTTCCGCCGGCTCGTGGGCCGTGCCCATCCGACCGGCCGCGAGGCGAAGACGCTCAGAGGTGTGTTCCGTCGGGCCAGCGGGCGAGTCCAGCGGGCTGAAAACGACGACTGA
- a CDS encoding DUF7504 family protein — protein MFRVGSLLPVEGVPPGSTLLIVGPPMTGKRTLAMELLAAGFDDEAAAVVSTDSSAADVREAVTQYTDIPADQLPLGVVDCVGDSHGSESLGPLDSRVSSPADLTGIGMELTTLMERLYGEYSSRLRVGLLSLTTMSMYAAPEQVVRFLHVVTNRIREADGIGFVVAHADTMEEAHLQRLRSFVDGVVEVREHDDEMQLRVLGLPEGNTEWTSRKTDQRSRAEPPSAAVGREATTDSEPAAADAGGSTTTATPVDGSLREIFDAVRADAPTLTVTNYSGPPEELAVVERYFDRHGVEVREASMDVAEPKSVALLHRGDDLLASESVPALRGAIDIDAGTTDTFEKRHTSDLLTNLERSVYGASAADKGLLIDVSHNVELLANRTGSGRLHAGFQRLSNLVDDAQAARIYERLASSGVEVHVYGTPDTEATVPGVTVHEEDTEEMAESWFVVYDGDGDPERQSALLAHELDTDNVYDGFWTYKSDIVTRIDDYLTATYLDGATVGGRSD, from the coding sequence ATGTTTAGAGTTGGGTCGCTGCTACCGGTCGAGGGGGTTCCCCCCGGGTCGACATTACTCATTGTCGGCCCCCCGATGACCGGCAAGCGGACACTCGCGATGGAGCTGCTGGCCGCGGGGTTCGACGACGAAGCGGCCGCCGTCGTCTCGACGGACAGCAGCGCCGCGGACGTGCGCGAGGCCGTGACCCAGTACACCGATATCCCGGCCGACCAGCTGCCGCTGGGTGTCGTCGACTGCGTGGGTGATTCCCACGGCTCGGAGTCGCTGGGTCCTCTCGACAGCCGCGTCAGCTCGCCGGCCGACCTCACCGGTATCGGCATGGAGCTGACGACGCTGATGGAACGGCTCTACGGCGAGTACTCCTCGCGCCTCCGCGTCGGGCTGCTCTCGCTGACGACGATGTCGATGTACGCCGCGCCCGAACAGGTCGTCCGCTTTCTCCACGTCGTCACCAACCGTATCAGGGAGGCCGACGGCATCGGGTTCGTCGTCGCCCACGCCGACACGATGGAGGAAGCGCACCTCCAGCGCCTGCGCTCGTTCGTCGACGGCGTCGTCGAAGTCCGCGAACACGACGACGAGATGCAACTCCGGGTGCTGGGCCTGCCCGAGGGCAACACCGAGTGGACGAGTCGCAAGACGGACCAGCGGTCGAGGGCCGAACCGCCTTCGGCGGCCGTCGGCAGGGAGGCCACGACCGACAGCGAGCCAGCGGCGGCGGACGCGGGCGGTTCGACGACCACGGCGACGCCCGTCGACGGCTCGCTCCGCGAGATATTCGACGCGGTACGGGCCGACGCGCCGACGCTGACCGTGACCAACTACAGTGGCCCGCCCGAAGAGCTCGCGGTCGTCGAACGGTACTTCGACCGCCACGGCGTCGAGGTCAGGGAGGCCTCGATGGACGTCGCAGAACCGAAATCCGTGGCGCTGTTACACCGCGGTGACGACCTGCTGGCAAGCGAGTCCGTGCCCGCGCTCCGGGGAGCCATCGACATCGATGCGGGGACCACGGACACCTTCGAAAAGCGCCACACGAGCGACCTCCTGACGAACCTGGAGCGGTCGGTGTACGGTGCCTCCGCGGCCGACAAGGGGCTCCTCATCGACGTGAGCCACAACGTCGAGTTGCTGGCGAACCGGACTGGCTCGGGACGGCTCCACGCCGGCTTCCAGCGGCTGTCGAACCTCGTCGACGACGCCCAGGCCGCTCGCATCTACGAGCGACTCGCCAGCAGCGGTGTCGAGGTCCACGTCTACGGCACGCCGGACACGGAGGCGACAGTGCCGGGCGTGACCGTCCACGAGGAAGACACCGAAGAGATGGCCGAGTCGTGGTTCGTCGTCTACGACGGCGACGGCGACCCGGAGCGACAGTCGGCGCTGCTGGCCCACGAACTCGATACCGACAACGTCTACGACGGGTTCTGGACGTACAAGAGCGACATCGTCACCAGAATCGACGACTACCTGACCGCGACGTATCTCGACGGCGCCACCGTTGGCGGGCGCTCCGACTGA
- the gatE gene encoding Glu-tRNA(Gln) amidotransferase subunit GatE — translation MTDADFDYEDLGLVAGLEIHQQLDTATKLFCACPTELREPEAADHTFTRYLHPTKSELGEIDDAALEESMVDREFEYLAYDTTCLVEEDDEPPHRVDREAMETAMEIGQLMEMNVVDQVNVMRKIVVDGSNTTGFQRSMLVANDGEIETSGGPVGIEDMLLEEESCQRVAETDDGVRFSLDRLGIPLVEIGTKPDISSPEQAREAAQRIGMLLRSTGKVKRGLGTIRQDVNVSIAEGARIELKGVQSLDDIDDLVRNEVRRQVELVDIADELGERDAAVAEPQDVTGVFEGTDSGVIGGALDSGGAVQAVRLAGFDGLVGREIQPDRRLGTEFSDHAKRHGAGGIFHTDELPAYGVTESEVTDLRAAVDAGPEDAVALVADDPQTAEQAIEAVVERAETALEGVPEETRDALQDGTSRYLRPLPGAARMYPETDVPPVEPDPSEVETPELLTEKVARYEADHGLDSGLAEQVAYGQRWPLFESVVAEGVDATLAAGVLESTLTELRRDDVPVEQLSDTHLRETLALVDGGDVPREGVEDLLTALAEEPDLTAEEAVDREGLGGVSDDEVREAVTEVVERNADQVAQQGMGAFSGLMGECMGALRGKADGDTVSSVLREEIQKRA, via the coding sequence ATGACTGACGCCGATTTCGACTACGAGGACCTCGGACTCGTAGCCGGCCTGGAGATCCACCAGCAGCTCGACACGGCCACGAAGCTGTTCTGTGCCTGTCCGACCGAGCTGCGCGAGCCCGAGGCCGCCGACCACACCTTCACCAGGTACCTCCACCCGACCAAGAGCGAGCTCGGTGAGATAGACGACGCCGCCCTGGAGGAGAGTATGGTCGACCGCGAGTTCGAGTATCTCGCCTACGACACCACCTGTCTCGTCGAGGAGGACGACGAGCCACCCCACCGGGTCGACCGGGAAGCCATGGAGACGGCCATGGAGATCGGCCAGCTGATGGAGATGAACGTCGTCGACCAGGTGAACGTGATGCGCAAAATCGTCGTCGACGGCTCGAACACGACCGGGTTCCAGCGCTCGATGCTCGTCGCCAACGACGGCGAGATAGAGACCAGTGGCGGGCCGGTCGGTATCGAGGACATGCTGCTGGAGGAGGAGTCCTGCCAGCGCGTCGCGGAGACCGACGACGGGGTGCGGTTCTCCCTGGACCGGCTGGGTATCCCGCTGGTCGAAATCGGGACCAAACCCGACATCAGCAGCCCCGAACAGGCCCGTGAGGCCGCCCAGCGTATCGGCATGCTCCTGCGTTCGACCGGGAAGGTCAAACGCGGCCTTGGCACCATCCGCCAGGACGTCAACGTCTCCATCGCCGAGGGCGCCCGCATCGAACTGAAGGGCGTCCAGAGCCTCGACGACATCGACGACCTCGTTCGGAACGAAGTCCGCCGGCAGGTCGAACTCGTCGACATCGCCGACGAACTGGGCGAGCGCGACGCCGCAGTCGCCGAACCACAGGACGTGACGGGTGTCTTCGAGGGAACTGACTCGGGCGTCATCGGCGGCGCACTCGACAGTGGCGGTGCGGTCCAGGCGGTTCGCCTGGCGGGATTCGACGGCCTCGTCGGCCGGGAGATACAGCCCGACCGTCGCCTGGGGACCGAGTTCTCCGACCACGCCAAGCGTCACGGCGCCGGCGGTATCTTCCATACGGACGAGCTGCCGGCCTACGGCGTCACCGAGAGCGAGGTCACGGACCTCCGGGCGGCAGTCGACGCCGGGCCCGAAGACGCCGTCGCGCTCGTGGCCGACGACCCACAGACGGCCGAGCAGGCTATCGAGGCGGTCGTCGAGCGGGCCGAGACCGCCCTCGAGGGCGTGCCCGAGGAGACCCGCGACGCCCTGCAGGACGGGACCTCCCGGTATCTCCGCCCGCTGCCCGGCGCGGCGCGGATGTACCCCGAGACGGACGTCCCGCCCGTCGAACCCGACCCGAGCGAGGTCGAGACCCCGGAACTGCTGACTGAGAAGGTCGCTCGCTACGAGGCCGACCACGGTCTCGACTCGGGGCTGGCCGAGCAGGTGGCCTACGGCCAGCGGTGGCCGCTGTTCGAGTCAGTCGTCGCCGAGGGCGTCGACGCGACGCTCGCGGCGGGGGTCCTCGAATCGACGCTGACCGAACTCCGGCGGGACGACGTGCCGGTCGAGCAGCTGTCCGACACGCACCTCCGGGAGACGCTCGCACTCGTCGACGGCGGCGACGTGCCCCGCGAGGGGGTCGAGGACCTGCTCACGGCCCTGGCCGAAGAGCCCGACCTCACCGCCGAGGAAGCCGTCGACCGCGAGGGGCTGGGCGGCGTCAGCGACGACGAGGTGCGCGAGGCAGTCACGGAGGTCGTCGAGCGCAACGCCGACCAGGTGGCCCAGCAAGGGATGGGTGCGTTCTCCGGGCTGATGGGCGAGTGTATGGGCGCACTGCGCGGGAAGGCCGACGGCGATACCGTCAGTTCCGTGCTGCGAGAAGAGATACAGAAACGGGCGTGA
- a CDS encoding PIN domain-containing protein yields MILDTSFLLDLKDGDDAAFERATALYDKGIVQRVAMPSVWELHYGAAYIDSADERRRIRNLLLMYPQADIDQEMARSGAELLAKADREADGASAVDTEDGLIGAVAERYDEPVLTDNVDDFDRLGVEYETY; encoded by the coding sequence ATGATACTGGACACCTCGTTCTTGCTCGACCTCAAGGATGGCGACGACGCCGCGTTCGAGCGAGCGACCGCTCTGTACGACAAGGGTATCGTCCAGCGGGTCGCGATGCCATCGGTGTGGGAACTCCACTACGGTGCGGCGTACATCGATTCGGCCGACGAACGTCGTCGTATACGGAATCTCCTGTTGATGTATCCCCAGGCCGATATCGACCAGGAGATGGCACGCAGTGGGGCCGAACTGCTGGCGAAAGCGGACCGTGAAGCTGATGGCGCGAGCGCGGTCGATACTGAGGACGGATTGATAGGGGCCGTCGCGGAGCGATACGACGAGCCGGTTCTGACCGACAACGTAGACGACTTTGACCGGCTGGGCGTCGAGTACGAGACGTACTAG
- a CDS encoding class II fumarate hydratase, translated as MSDEFRTERDSLGEMQVPADAYWGAQTQRAIENFPISDVTFGRRFVRALGIVKKAAAQANRDLGLVDEEKADCIVAAADEVIAGDHDDQFPVDVFQTGSGTSSNMNANEVISNRATEIYGGEVGTREIHPNDHVNFGQSSNDVIPTAMHVASLEAVEKDVVPALKTLRDALAEKEDEFDTVVKTGRTHLQDATPITLGQEFSGYRTQVEKGISRVEDTHSRLAELALGGTAVGTGLNTHPDFPAKAAEYISEETDLNFREADNHFEAQAAHDAMSEAHGALRTVAGSLNKIANDLRLLASGPRNGLGEVDQPENQPGSSIMPGKINPVVAESVNQLHKQVVGNDAAVAAGASEGQIDLNLYKPVLASNFLQSARLIANGSEVFAEKFVAKLEADADHCAERVEQSMALATALNPAIGYDKASKVAKKALAEGKTIREVVLDEGYLDEDEVDEVLDPEKMTHRGILGDE; from the coding sequence ATGAGCGACGAGTTCAGAACCGAACGGGATAGCCTCGGGGAGATGCAGGTACCGGCCGACGCCTACTGGGGGGCCCAGACACAGCGGGCCATCGAGAACTTTCCTATCAGCGACGTGACCTTCGGGCGGCGGTTCGTCCGCGCGCTCGGTATCGTCAAGAAGGCCGCCGCCCAGGCCAACCGGGACCTCGGGCTCGTCGACGAAGAGAAGGCCGACTGTATCGTCGCGGCCGCAGACGAGGTCATCGCGGGCGACCACGACGACCAGTTCCCGGTCGACGTGTTCCAGACCGGGTCGGGCACGTCCTCGAACATGAACGCCAACGAGGTCATCTCGAATCGTGCGACCGAAATCTACGGCGGCGAGGTCGGCACCCGCGAGATTCACCCCAACGACCACGTCAACTTCGGGCAGTCCAGCAACGACGTCATTCCGACCGCGATGCACGTCGCCAGCCTGGAGGCCGTCGAGAAGGACGTGGTTCCGGCGCTGAAGACGCTGCGTGACGCGCTCGCGGAGAAAGAAGACGAGTTCGACACCGTCGTCAAGACCGGCCGGACCCACCTCCAGGACGCGACGCCCATCACGCTCGGCCAGGAGTTCTCGGGCTACCGCACGCAGGTCGAGAAGGGCATCTCTCGCGTCGAGGACACCCACAGCCGGCTCGCGGAGCTCGCACTCGGTGGGACCGCCGTCGGGACGGGGCTGAACACCCACCCCGACTTCCCCGCGAAAGCGGCCGAGTACATCAGCGAAGAGACCGACCTCAACTTCCGCGAGGCCGACAACCACTTCGAGGCCCAGGCGGCTCACGACGCGATGAGCGAGGCCCACGGGGCGCTCCGCACCGTGGCGGGCTCGCTGAACAAGATCGCCAACGACCTGCGCCTGCTGGCCTCCGGCCCGCGCAACGGACTGGGCGAGGTAGACCAGCCCGAGAACCAGCCCGGCTCCTCCATCATGCCCGGGAAGATAAACCCCGTCGTCGCCGAGTCGGTGAACCAACTCCACAAGCAGGTCGTCGGCAACGACGCCGCCGTCGCGGCCGGGGCGAGCGAGGGCCAGATAGACCTCAACCTCTACAAACCCGTGCTGGCCTCGAACTTCCTCCAGTCCGCGCGGCTCATCGCGAACGGCAGCGAGGTGTTCGCAGAGAAGTTCGTCGCCAAGCTGGAAGCCGACGCCGACCACTGCGCCGAGCGCGTCGAGCAGTCGATGGCGCTGGCGACCGCGCTCAATCCCGCCATCGGCTACGACAAGGCCAGCAAGGTCGCGAAAAAGGCCCTCGCCGAGGGCAAGACGATTCGGGAGGTCGTGCTCGACGAGGGGTACCTCGACGAGGACGAGGTCGACGAGGTGCTGGACCCGGAGAAGATGACCCATCGGGGGATTCTGGGCGATGAGTAA
- the fen gene encoding flap endonuclease-1: protein MGNADLRSLAAIEDVAFEDLDGNVVAVDAHNWLYRYLTTTVKFTSDHKYTTDDGEEVANLIGVVQGLPKFFEHDLTPVFVFDGAVTELKDDEVEKRREQREKYEEELEDAREAGDSVRVAKLDSRTQRLTDTIVQTTRDLLELLDVPVVDAPAEGEGQAAYMARQGDVDYVGTEDYDALLFGAPYTLRQLTSSGDPELMDFEATLESTGLTWEQLVDAAILMGTDFNEGISGIGPKTAVKLLDEHGDLFAVLEARGDHIDHADRIRSLFLDPTVSDDYEIPTELDPDLEAARAFVTEEWEVDAEEVRRGFERIDESVVQTGLDRWT, encoded by the coding sequence ATGGGAAACGCTGACCTCCGTTCGCTTGCGGCCATCGAGGACGTGGCCTTCGAGGACTTAGACGGCAACGTCGTCGCCGTCGACGCGCACAACTGGCTCTACCGGTATCTCACGACGACGGTCAAGTTCACGAGTGACCACAAGTACACCACCGACGACGGCGAAGAGGTGGCGAACCTCATCGGCGTCGTCCAGGGGCTCCCGAAGTTCTTCGAGCACGACCTCACTCCCGTCTTCGTCTTCGACGGTGCCGTGACCGAACTCAAGGACGACGAGGTCGAGAAACGTCGCGAACAGCGCGAGAAGTACGAGGAGGAGCTGGAAGACGCACGGGAGGCCGGTGACTCGGTCCGGGTGGCCAAGCTCGACTCGCGCACGCAGCGACTCACCGACACCATCGTCCAGACGACCAGGGACCTGCTCGAACTGCTCGACGTCCCAGTGGTGGACGCCCCCGCCGAGGGCGAGGGGCAGGCCGCCTACATGGCCCGGCAGGGCGACGTGGACTACGTCGGCACCGAGGACTACGACGCCCTGCTCTTTGGCGCGCCATACACCCTGCGACAGCTCACCTCCAGTGGCGACCCGGAGCTGATGGACTTCGAGGCGACCCTGGAATCGACGGGACTGACCTGGGAGCAGCTGGTCGACGCGGCCATCCTGATGGGGACGGACTTCAACGAGGGTATCTCTGGCATCGGCCCGAAGACCGCCGTCAAGCTGCTCGACGAGCACGGCGACCTCTTCGCCGTGCTGGAGGCACGCGGCGACCATATCGACCACGCCGACCGCATCCGGTCGCTGTTTCTCGACCCCACCGTGAGCGACGACTACGAGATTCCGACGGAGCTGGACCCGGACCTGGAGGCCGCCCGCGCGTTCGTCACGGAGGAGTGGGAGGTCGACGCCGAGGAAGTCCGCCGCGGGTTCGAGCGAATCGACGAGTCGGTCGTCCAGACCGGGCTGGACCGCTGGACCTAG
- a CDS encoding PQQ-binding-like beta-propeller repeat protein → MSNGPQRSSSRSTRRALLQAVAGSGLLATGVAEYSGSRGCRPADHDLSEQTGSDPVERWRFERADEQFSAPTVVDGTAYVGGESAIYAIDTSDGSQRWRFETDSSPVSAPTVADGTVFAADRLLYALDAEDGSVQWRYEPIGL, encoded by the coding sequence ATGAGCAACGGTCCCCAGCGGTCTTCCAGCCGTTCCACTCGCCGGGCCCTCCTCCAGGCCGTCGCGGGCAGTGGGCTGCTCGCGACCGGCGTCGCCGAGTACAGCGGGAGTCGCGGCTGTAGACCGGCCGACCACGACCTCTCGGAGCAGACCGGCTCTGACCCCGTGGAACGCTGGCGGTTCGAGCGAGCAGACGAGCAGTTCAGCGCGCCGACCGTCGTCGACGGCACCGCCTACGTCGGCGGCGAGTCGGCGATATACGCTATCGATACGAGCGACGGGAGCCAGCGGTGGCGCTTCGAGACCGACTCCAGCCCCGTTTCTGCGCCGACGGTCGCCGACGGCACCGTCTTCGCGGCAGACCGGCTCCTCTACGCGCTGGATGCCGAGGACGGCAGCGTGCAGTGGCGGTACGAACCCATCGGTCTGTAG
- a CDS encoding PQQ-binding-like beta-propeller repeat protein, whose product MATRGGTDTLVLGAEGDTLYALDAETGDVAWRKWADGRISAAPTVVNDAVYFPGDEQQLYAVSVQDGQGLWRHDLDATVAASPTVAYGTVFVAGGPTLEAVDTSDGSRRWKTDVEYEFETAPTVRDGTVYVTGSEYRCGPYPFVYAIDATDGTERWSVGAEDHPGTVPTVAGSRLFLADDGYLFAIDAVDGTLVWKRQFDDIGTSPTVVDGDIYVCGDGHLYALDGHIQRSADASRAILGGVGHHDEWRYTGDTLAEAGMDASAWPPEDAWPPTVEMQTEPPEPTPRPTPTQTRTAEAGQSSPTSTDPATPENASSTPTGTAQSTTGGDGPGFGIVGALAGLGGAGYLLRQRTDEE is encoded by the coding sequence GTGGCGACACGCGGCGGGACGGACACGCTCGTTCTGGGCGCCGAAGGCGATACCCTGTACGCGCTGGACGCCGAGACCGGCGATGTTGCATGGCGAAAGTGGGCAGACGGTCGTATCTCGGCTGCCCCGACAGTGGTGAACGACGCTGTCTATTTCCCCGGAGACGAGCAGCAGCTCTACGCGGTCTCTGTCCAGGACGGCCAGGGACTGTGGCGTCACGACCTCGATGCAACTGTGGCGGCGTCCCCGACTGTGGCGTACGGCACCGTGTTCGTGGCCGGCGGTCCCACGTTAGAGGCAGTCGACACGAGTGATGGGAGTCGACGGTGGAAGACCGACGTCGAGTACGAGTTCGAAACGGCACCGACTGTGCGAGACGGGACGGTCTATGTCACCGGTTCGGAGTACCGCTGTGGTCCATACCCGTTCGTGTACGCGATAGACGCCACTGACGGCACCGAACGGTGGTCGGTCGGGGCAGAGGACCATCCCGGGACAGTGCCGACAGTCGCGGGCAGTCGACTGTTCCTCGCAGACGACGGGTATCTGTTCGCGATAGATGCGGTCGACGGCACCCTCGTCTGGAAGCGACAGTTCGACGACATCGGAACGTCGCCGACAGTGGTCGACGGTGACATCTACGTCTGTGGCGACGGGCACCTGTACGCTCTGGATGGCCACATCCAGCGGTCGGCCGACGCCTCGCGGGCGATACTGGGTGGGGTCGGCCATCACGACGAGTGGCGCTACACCGGCGACACGCTCGCCGAGGCCGGGATGGACGCGAGTGCGTGGCCGCCCGAGGACGCCTGGCCGCCGACGGTCGAGATGCAGACGGAACCGCCGGAGCCGACGCCCAGACCCACGCCGACGCAAACCCGGACGGCAGAGGCTGGCCAGTCCTCGCCCACGTCGACCGACCCGGCGACACCCGAAAATGCCTCGTCGACGCCGACCGGCACAGCCCAGTCGACGACCGGCGGCGACGGGCCGGGGTTCGGTATCGTAGGCGCGCTCGCGGGGCTCGGTGGCGCCGGCTACCTCCTCCGGCAACGCACCGACGAGGAGTAA
- a CDS encoding GNAT family N-acetyltransferase, with product MEFALLGWPDDEHPLRLDYREFAYAGKFVMTSTGKAVVGDDGVVAAAAFDDDRTDSDTLCIRYITVRRDRQGEGLGPRLLRFVRERARERGYERVTIAANNPYSYEASYRAGFCFTGEEAGIAELTLEWPGDRSTERYQSGLSVFSERDLSADEGAFLAAKLDSEPPAVVDPPG from the coding sequence ATGGAGTTCGCGCTGCTGGGCTGGCCCGACGACGAGCACCCCCTCCGCCTGGACTACCGGGAGTTCGCCTACGCCGGCAAGTTCGTCATGACCTCGACTGGGAAGGCCGTCGTGGGCGACGACGGTGTCGTGGCCGCCGCGGCGTTCGACGACGACCGGACTGACTCCGATACCCTCTGTATCCGCTACATCACCGTCCGGCGCGACCGCCAGGGCGAGGGGCTCGGACCGCGGCTGTTACGGTTTGTGCGCGAACGGGCGAGGGAACGGGGCTACGAGCGGGTCACCATCGCGGCGAACAATCCCTACTCCTACGAAGCTTCCTATCGTGCGGGGTTCTGTTTCACCGGTGAGGAAGCCGGTATCGCGGAGCTCACCCTCGAATGGCCCGGCGACCGGAGCACCGAGCGGTATCAGTCGGGGCTTTCGGTGTTCAGCGAACGAGACCTCTCAGCGGACGAGGGGGCGTTTCTGGCGGCCAAACTGGACAGCGAGCCGCCGGCTGTGGTCGACCCGCCGGGCTGA
- a CDS encoding DUF3054 domain-containing protein, producing MSVATADRSRIDLSQKTALLAAGDLAAILAFIVLGSSSHSYGPFDVVHIAGAFAPFLVGWLLVAGPAGLYASDAPGTLANSTLVTLLVWIVAVAIAQALRATGLFPGGAALTFAVVSVLVGGLLLTLWRIVATVTLAR from the coding sequence ATGAGCGTAGCGACGGCCGACCGGAGCCGTATCGACCTCTCCCAGAAGACGGCCCTGCTGGCGGCCGGTGACCTCGCCGCGATACTGGCGTTCATCGTCCTCGGTAGCTCCTCGCACTCGTACGGACCGTTCGATGTCGTCCACATCGCCGGGGCGTTTGCCCCCTTCCTCGTCGGCTGGCTCCTGGTGGCCGGCCCCGCCGGCCTCTACGCCAGCGACGCTCCGGGGACGCTCGCGAACTCGACGCTCGTGACCCTGCTCGTCTGGATCGTCGCCGTCGCCATCGCCCAGGCGCTCCGGGCCACGGGCCTCTTTCCCGGGGGCGCCGCGCTCACCTTCGCCGTTGTCTCGGTGCTCGTTGGCGGGCTGTTGCTCACGCTGTGGCGCATCGTTGCGACGGTGACACTCGCGAGATAA
- a CDS encoding DUF7331 family protein: MSTNATDDTNDARSEEPARRYAELNIGDEEFVIYDRENHQAWIQSSTSLDVADLR, from the coding sequence ATGAGTACGAACGCCACGGACGATACGAACGACGCCCGAAGCGAGGAACCGGCACGGCGATACGCCGAGTTGAACATCGGTGACGAGGAGTTCGTCATCTACGACCGGGAGAACCATCAGGCGTGGATCCAGTCGTCGACGTCCCTCGACGTAGCCGACCTCCGGTAA
- a CDS encoding ornithine cyclodeaminase family protein, with amino-acid sequence MSTALFLSSAEIAELARPEEYVDPVRAGYRERGHGAPAEPRTTLFSDAPAGMLTGYLAILPETGAMGGYTYAAGFEDRDAHFALPLFDADSGAPLALLDGASMNPHKTGAAGAVGVDALAPVDASDLAVIGSGTQARGQLRATATVREFDRVEVYSPTQSHRQAFAAEMNEELDATVAAVASSAAAVEGADVVITATNADEPVFDGEMLDPGTHVTAMGQYHPGKRELDTTTIERATYVPDLRARVTQDAGSFIHAVEEGVVDEDHVHAELGEVLVGDAPGRESPDDITVFDSGGTAIETVAAGKMLYDRAVEAGVGEEIDFAPASEAMDR; translated from the coding sequence ATGTCGACCGCCCTCTTTCTGTCGAGTGCCGAAATCGCCGAGCTGGCTCGTCCCGAGGAGTACGTCGACCCGGTCCGTGCGGGCTACCGAGAACGCGGCCACGGCGCCCCGGCGGAGCCCCGGACGACGCTGTTTTCCGACGCCCCGGCTGGGATGCTGACTGGCTATCTGGCCATCCTCCCGGAGACGGGCGCGATGGGCGGATACACGTACGCCGCCGGCTTCGAGGACCGGGACGCCCACTTTGCCCTGCCTCTCTTCGACGCCGACTCCGGCGCACCGCTGGCCCTGCTGGACGGCGCGAGCATGAACCCCCACAAGACGGGTGCAGCCGGTGCCGTCGGCGTCGACGCCCTGGCCCCGGTCGACGCCTCGGACCTGGCAGTCATCGGGAGTGGCACCCAGGCCCGCGGCCAGCTCCGGGCGACCGCGACGGTGCGGGAGTTCGACCGCGTCGAGGTGTACTCGCCCACGCAGTCACACCGCCAGGCCTTCGCTGCCGAGATGAACGAGGAGTTAGACGCCACCGTGGCCGCGGTCGCCTCCTCGGCTGCCGCCGTCGAGGGCGCTGACGTCGTCATCACCGCGACCAACGCCGACGAGCCCGTCTTCGATGGTGAGATGCTGGACCCAGGGACCCACGTCACGGCGATGGGACAGTACCACCCGGGCAAACGCGAACTCGATACGACGACCATCGAGCGGGCGACCTACGTCCCCGACCTCCGCGCCCGTGTCACACAGGACGCCGGGTCGTTCATCCACGCCGTAGAGGAGGGGGTCGTCGACGAGGACCACGTCCACGCCGAACTCGGCGAGGTGCTCGTCGGCGATGCACCCGGACGGGAGTCGCCCGACGATATCACCGTCTTTGACTCCGGCGGGACGGCTATCGAGACCGTGGCCGCGGGCAAGATGCTGTACGACCGCGCCGTCGAGGCGGGCGTCGGCGAGGAGATCGACTTCGCGCCCGCGAGCGAGGCGATGGACCGCTAG